One window of the Streptomyces sp. ITFR-21 genome contains the following:
- a CDS encoding DUF3180 domain-containing protein, whose product MRTLRIRTLVGVFAVALVLAWSVSRLWDTFGTLPGVPVAAPIVLALIAAALLATALSLRARLRAQRERRPGAKGVDPLAAARSVVFGQASALVAALVSGMYAGAGVFLVMYRLDMDPRRQQAVYAGFAVLAAVAVIAAALFLERVCRLPEDDDDPPHVGARQHHR is encoded by the coding sequence GTGAGGACGCTGCGGATCAGGACGCTGGTGGGGGTCTTCGCGGTCGCGTTGGTGCTCGCGTGGTCGGTGTCCCGGTTGTGGGACACCTTCGGCACCCTCCCCGGGGTGCCGGTCGCCGCGCCGATCGTCCTGGCGCTGATCGCCGCCGCGCTGCTGGCCACCGCGCTGTCGCTGCGCGCCCGCCTGCGTGCCCAGCGCGAACGCCGCCCCGGCGCCAAGGGCGTGGACCCGCTGGCCGCCGCCCGTTCGGTCGTCTTCGGCCAGGCCAGCGCGCTGGTCGCGGCCCTGGTGTCCGGGATGTACGCCGGCGCGGGCGTCTTCCTGGTGATGTACCGGCTCGACATGGACCCGCGCCGGCAGCAGGCGGTTTACGCGGGCTTCGCCGTGCTGGCCGCCGTCGCGGTGATCGCGGCGGCGCTGTTCCTGGAACGGGTCTGCAGACTGCCCGAGGACGACGACGACCCGCCGCACGTCGGAGCACGCCAACACCACCGGTGA
- a CDS encoding nuclear transport factor 2 family protein, which translates to MTPRTAEARAAERANQAFYDAVETSDLDALEAVVLTGPLAESVTVVHPGWPVLRGRREVMRSYALIMANTEYIQFFLTDVEVAVDGDTALVSCTENILTGGPAEEDGSAGSLVGGLVVATNVFRRTPDGWRLWVHHGSPVLADDTEDGADGIDDGIDGDGRDNGGGGPRGPDDVPGGLGTPGGGPGPDTEE; encoded by the coding sequence GTGACGCCGCGCACCGCGGAGGCCCGCGCCGCCGAGCGGGCCAACCAGGCGTTCTACGACGCGGTGGAGACCTCCGACCTCGACGCGCTGGAAGCGGTGGTGCTGACCGGGCCGCTCGCCGAGTCGGTCACCGTGGTGCACCCCGGCTGGCCGGTGCTGCGCGGGCGCCGCGAGGTGATGCGGTCCTACGCGCTGATCATGGCGAACACCGAGTACATCCAGTTCTTCCTGACCGATGTCGAGGTCGCCGTCGACGGCGACACCGCGCTGGTGAGCTGCACCGAGAACATCCTGACCGGAGGCCCCGCCGAGGAGGACGGCTCGGCCGGATCCCTGGTCGGCGGCCTGGTGGTGGCCACCAACGTGTTCCGCAGGACCCCCGACGGCTGGCGGTTGTGGGTCCACCACGGCTCGCCGGTGCTCGCCGACGACACGGAGGACGGCGCCGACGGCATCGACGACGGCATCGACGGCGACGGCCGGGACAACGGCGGCGGCGGACCGCGCGGCCCGGACGACGTGCCGGGCGGCCTCGGCACACCGGGCGGCGGCCCCGGCCCGGACACGGAGGAGTGA
- a CDS encoding cysteine dioxygenase, translating to MTTPTVGSPSSSTSTKSPTTQTPTTPSPQTSATATATAAPATAPTSPAPTAPTAADLLDFARAVAADPAVVGELPLDPDGRTWVRLDGPGGSEAWLIGWPPGAETGWHDHGGSYGVFVTAAGELTEQSLSVPLPTEGWRSLELADGVDRQRILPEGKGRAFGRHHVHQVENRSQTTHAVSVHAYYPPLPLIRRYSRKGSTLNLELVELPEEW from the coding sequence ATGACAACGCCGACCGTCGGTTCTCCTTCCTCCTCGACGTCCACGAAGTCCCCGACAACCCAGACCCCGACGACCCCGTCACCGCAGACGTCCGCGACCGCCACGGCGACCGCCGCGCCCGCGACCGCGCCGACCTCCCCCGCGCCCACCGCGCCCACAGCCGCGGACCTGCTGGACTTCGCCCGCGCGGTGGCCGCGGACCCCGCGGTCGTCGGCGAGCTCCCGCTCGACCCCGACGGCCGCACCTGGGTCCGGCTGGACGGCCCCGGCGGCTCCGAGGCGTGGCTGATCGGCTGGCCGCCCGGCGCCGAGACCGGCTGGCACGACCACGGCGGCTCGTACGGCGTGTTCGTCACCGCGGCGGGCGAGCTCACCGAGCAGTCCCTGTCGGTGCCGCTGCCCACCGAGGGCTGGCGCTCCCTGGAGCTCGCCGACGGCGTGGACCGGCAGCGGATCCTGCCCGAGGGCAAGGGCCGCGCGTTCGGCCGTCACCACGTCCACCAGGTCGAGAACCGCTCGCAGACCACCCACGCGGTCTCCGTGCACGCCTACTATCCGCCGCTGCCGCTGATCCGCCGCTACAGCCGCAAGGGCAGCACGCTGAACCTGGAGCTGGTCGAACTTCCCGAGGAGTGGTGA
- a CDS encoding 5-carboxymethyl-2-hydroxymuconate Delta-isomerase, translating into MPHLVLEYSGNVRDDIRSGPLLRELHGVLALAGGFRVQDFKGRAVRMADYAIGDGSIEQAFVNLDLRTFAGKSDELKQAISQAALDVLVRAFSRTMAETACDISVQITELDRVSYARARSQDAVTS; encoded by the coding sequence ATGCCCCATCTCGTCCTCGAGTATTCGGGCAACGTCCGCGACGACATCCGGTCCGGACCCCTGCTGCGGGAGTTGCACGGCGTCCTGGCCCTGGCAGGCGGCTTCCGCGTCCAGGACTTCAAGGGCCGCGCGGTGCGGATGGCGGACTACGCCATAGGCGACGGCAGCATCGAACAGGCGTTCGTCAATCTGGACCTGCGGACGTTCGCCGGGAAGTCCGACGAGCTGAAGCAGGCCATCTCACAGGCCGCCCTCGATGTCCTGGTACGCGCCTTCTCCCGGACCATGGCCGAGACCGCCTGCGACATATCCGTACAGATCACCGAACTGGACCGGGTGAGCTACGCGCGGGCCCGCTCACAGGACGCCGTCACGTCCTGA
- a CDS encoding rhodanese-like domain-containing protein: protein MPRSAEDQLAAVREGLVRLDPAGAAAAAAEGALLVDIRYGALRDRDGTIPGAVIVERNELEWRLDPQSDYRIPQAVGHDLHVVVICNEGYASSLAAASLQDIGIHRATDLDGGFQSWRAAGLPVTPPTGEPTVRTPYIGQPDAGGASR, encoded by the coding sequence ATGCCCCGCTCCGCCGAGGACCAGCTGGCAGCGGTCCGCGAGGGCCTGGTCCGGCTCGACCCGGCCGGTGCCGCCGCTGCCGCCGCCGAGGGAGCGCTGCTGGTGGACATCCGCTACGGCGCGCTGCGCGACCGCGACGGCACCATCCCGGGCGCGGTCATCGTCGAGCGCAACGAACTCGAATGGCGGCTCGACCCGCAGAGCGACTACCGCATTCCGCAGGCCGTCGGCCACGACCTGCACGTCGTGGTGATCTGCAACGAGGGGTACGCCTCCTCGCTCGCCGCCGCCTCGCTCCAGGACATCGGCATCCACCGTGCCACCGACCTCGACGGCGGCTTCCAGTCCTGGCGGGCGGCGGGCCTGCCGGTGACCCCGCCGACGGGCGAACCGACCGTGCGCACCCCGTACATCGGGCAGCCGGACGCGGGCGGGGCGTCCCGCTAG
- the folB gene encoding dihydroneopterin aldolase, with product MDRVTLRGLRVRGHHGVFRHERENGQTFVVDLALGLDTRPAAAGDDLSRTVHYGVLAEQVAAVVAGEPVDLIETLAQRIADTCLGHERVEEVEVTVHKPNAPITVPFDDVTVTITRRRP from the coding sequence ATGGACCGGGTCACCCTGCGCGGACTGCGCGTCCGCGGGCACCACGGCGTGTTCCGGCACGAACGCGAGAACGGCCAGACCTTCGTGGTCGACCTTGCGCTCGGCCTGGACACCCGGCCGGCCGCGGCCGGCGACGACCTGAGCAGAACCGTGCACTACGGTGTGTTGGCCGAGCAGGTCGCGGCCGTCGTGGCGGGCGAGCCCGTGGATCTCATCGAAACCCTCGCCCAGCGCATCGCCGACACGTGCCTGGGGCATGAAAGGGTCGAGGAGGTGGAGGTGACCGTGCACAAGCCCAACGCCCCCATCACCGTGCCCTTCGACGACGTGACCGTGACCATCACCCGGAGGCGCCCGTGA
- a CDS encoding SDR family oxidoreductase, whose translation MNDYHGQSVLVAGGSSGVGLATARAFAALGAGVTVVSRTEARVGAAVAEVAAAAGAVGAAGSGDRVRGVTLDLTDPDAVEEFCSAAEFDHVVVSAARTPMGRLDTLPLSDARAAMDSKFWGTYHLMRSVRIRPTGSLTVVTGYMSVRPGRASALQSAINAALESLVRAAALEKAPLRVNAVSPGLLRTPLWDGLPEERRTAMFEAAEARLPVGRVGEAQDIAAAVVFLAGNPYATGSTVFVDGGGSIA comes from the coding sequence ATGAACGATTACCACGGCCAGAGCGTCCTGGTGGCCGGCGGCTCGTCAGGAGTGGGACTCGCCACCGCCCGCGCGTTCGCCGCGCTGGGGGCCGGTGTCACCGTCGTGTCGCGTACCGAGGCGCGGGTCGGCGCCGCCGTGGCAGAAGTGGCCGCGGCGGCGGGGGCGGTGGGGGCGGCCGGATCGGGAGACCGGGTGCGCGGCGTCACCCTCGATCTGACCGACCCCGACGCCGTCGAGGAGTTCTGCTCCGCGGCGGAGTTCGACCACGTGGTGGTCTCCGCCGCCCGGACCCCGATGGGCCGCCTCGACACACTCCCGCTGAGCGACGCGCGCGCCGCCATGGACAGCAAGTTCTGGGGGACGTACCACCTGATGCGCAGCGTGCGGATCCGGCCCACCGGCTCGCTGACCGTCGTCACGGGATACATGTCGGTCCGCCCGGGGCGGGCGTCCGCCCTGCAGAGCGCCATCAACGCGGCGCTGGAGTCGCTGGTGCGCGCGGCGGCCCTGGAGAAGGCGCCGCTGCGGGTCAACGCGGTCTCCCCCGGACTGCTGCGCACCCCGCTGTGGGACGGGCTGCCCGAGGAGCGGCGGACCGCCATGTTCGAGGCGGCCGAGGCGAGGCTGCCGGTCGGGCGGGTCGGCGAGGCCCAGGACATCGCCGCGGCGGTCGTCTTCCTCGCCGGCAACCCGTACGCCACCGGCAGTACGGTGTTCGTCGACGGCGGCGGCTCCATCGCCTGA
- the folP gene encoding dihydropteroate synthase, which yields MDTSQGRGRPLGLPVWDRCAVMGVVNVTPDSFSDGGRWFDEELAVKHGLDLVAQGADLVDVGGESTRPGAKRVDEAEELRRVIPVVAELASAGVLVSVDTMRAAVAERAVAAGARLVNDVSGGQADPAMIPVVAAAAVPFVVMHWRGQSIDMNNRAVYADVLAEVRDELRAGLDRAVAGGIAPERIVLDPGLGFAKTAEHDLTLLAHLDRLRELGRPLLVAASRKRFLGRVLAGTAGAPPPARERDAATAAVTAIAARERAWAVRVHEVHASADAVRVARAIEGAA from the coding sequence ATGGATACGTCACAGGGGCGCGGCAGACCGCTCGGACTGCCGGTGTGGGACCGCTGCGCGGTCATGGGCGTGGTGAACGTCACCCCCGACTCGTTCTCCGACGGCGGGCGCTGGTTCGACGAGGAGCTGGCCGTCAAGCACGGCCTGGACCTGGTGGCGCAGGGCGCCGACCTGGTGGACGTCGGCGGCGAGTCCACCCGGCCCGGCGCGAAGCGGGTGGACGAGGCGGAGGAGCTGCGCCGGGTGATCCCGGTGGTCGCGGAGCTGGCCTCGGCCGGTGTGCTGGTCAGCGTCGACACCATGCGGGCCGCGGTGGCCGAGCGGGCCGTCGCGGCCGGCGCCCGGCTGGTCAACGACGTCAGCGGCGGCCAGGCCGACCCCGCGATGATCCCGGTGGTGGCCGCGGCCGCGGTGCCGTTCGTCGTGATGCACTGGCGCGGCCAGAGCATCGACATGAACAACCGGGCGGTCTACGCCGACGTGCTCGCCGAGGTCCGCGACGAGCTGCGGGCCGGCCTGGACCGGGCGGTGGCCGGCGGTATCGCGCCCGAGCGGATCGTGCTCGACCCGGGCCTGGGTTTCGCCAAGACCGCCGAGCACGACCTGACGCTGCTCGCCCACCTCGACCGGCTGCGCGAGCTGGGCCGCCCGCTGCTGGTGGCCGCCTCCCGCAAGCGCTTCCTCGGCCGGGTCCTGGCGGGGACGGCCGGCGCGCCCCCGCCGGCCAGGGAGCGCGACGCGGCCACCGCCGCGGTCACCGCCATCGCCGCCCGCGAGCGGGCCTGGGCGGTCCGGGTCCACGAGGTGCACGCGAGCGCCGACGCGGTACGGGTGGCCCGCGCCATCGAGGGCGCGGCGTGA
- the folK gene encoding 2-amino-4-hydroxy-6-hydroxymethyldihydropteridine diphosphokinase, whose protein sequence is MTAEDPEYPAGDPTVQPVPAAVVAAVDAADTTLSNPRTAVIALGGNLGNRLENLQGAVDALEDTPGVRVRAVSPVYETEPWGVPAGSQPSYFNAVVLVRTTLPPGALLERGHAIEEAYHRVRTERWGARTIDVDLVAYQGVRSDDPALTLPHPRAHERAFVLVPWHDVEPAAELPGRGLVADLVVAVGDAGVHHRPDVELRLPE, encoded by the coding sequence GTGACCGCGGAGGACCCCGAGTACCCCGCAGGGGACCCCACCGTCCAGCCGGTACCGGCCGCTGTGGTGGCGGCGGTGGACGCGGCCGACACCACGCTCAGCAACCCCAGGACCGCGGTGATCGCCCTGGGCGGCAACCTCGGCAACCGCCTGGAGAACCTCCAGGGCGCGGTCGACGCGCTGGAGGACACCCCCGGCGTACGGGTCCGGGCCGTCTCGCCGGTCTACGAGACCGAGCCGTGGGGCGTACCGGCCGGCAGCCAGCCCAGCTACTTCAACGCGGTCGTGCTGGTGCGCACCACGCTGCCGCCGGGCGCGCTGCTGGAGCGCGGCCACGCGATCGAGGAGGCGTACCACCGGGTGCGCACCGAGCGCTGGGGCGCGCGCACCATCGACGTCGACCTGGTGGCCTACCAGGGCGTGCGCTCCGACGACCCGGCGCTCACCCTCCCGCACCCGCGGGCCCACGAGCGCGCCTTCGTCCTCGTGCCCTGGCACGATGTGGAGCCCGCCGCCGAGCTGCCCGGCCGCGGCCTGGTCGCGGACCTGGTCGTGGCGGTCGGCGACGCGGGGGTACACCACCGACCGGACGTGGAACTCCGGCTGCCCGAGTAG
- a CDS encoding MFS transporter: MTHSPDDARKRGLTLLASCLGFVVVILDVSVVNVATKVLNKDFGSSLSGLEWVINGYTLTFAAFLLTTGALGDRLAPKYVFQLGFALFAVTSLVCGLSVSLPMLIAARVVQGVGAAMIVPSSLSLVNGAFPDQAERTRAVSLWAASGGLALALGPVIGGVLISLLGWRSIFLVNVPIAAIGIWLTAANAPGNLQATGGRRRSFDLPGQTLAVVCLGALTAGVVEANGLGWGSVTVTTCLAVFVLAAIGFVVAEGRSTDPMLPLRMFRHRAFTATALTGLLLNFSFYGLIFVFSLFFQSSWGYSPIVTGCAFLPMTAMIMVSNLACGPLTKRFGVRAVLVTGNAVGAAGYLAMLPAVHSGGGYAGIAVPFLVAGAGIGLVVPAMTNAMLAAAEPGTAGIASGVLNGSRQIGGLIGVAVMGLLVGDSSAASFVSGLRSALVCAAVALAAGIALGALGVRPAPRRTLATAGPEPVTVPAAPAAVDEPVD, translated from the coding sequence GTGACTCACTCGCCGGACGACGCGCGCAAGCGCGGTCTGACCCTGCTGGCCTCCTGCCTCGGCTTCGTTGTCGTCATCCTCGACGTCAGCGTGGTCAATGTGGCGACCAAGGTCCTGAACAAGGACTTCGGTAGCAGTCTTTCCGGGCTCGAATGGGTGATCAACGGCTACACGCTGACGTTCGCCGCCTTCCTGCTGACCACCGGCGCGCTGGGCGACCGGCTCGCGCCCAAGTACGTCTTCCAACTCGGCTTCGCGCTGTTCGCCGTGACCTCGCTGGTCTGCGGCCTGTCCGTGTCGCTGCCGATGCTGATCGCCGCCCGCGTCGTCCAGGGAGTGGGGGCGGCCATGATCGTCCCGTCCTCGCTGTCCCTGGTGAACGGCGCCTTCCCCGACCAGGCCGAGCGCACCCGGGCGGTCAGCCTGTGGGCCGCGTCCGGCGGGCTCGCGCTCGCGCTCGGGCCGGTGATCGGCGGCGTACTGATCTCCCTGCTCGGCTGGCGCTCGATCTTCCTGGTCAACGTGCCGATCGCCGCGATCGGCATCTGGCTGACCGCGGCGAACGCGCCCGGCAACCTCCAGGCGACCGGAGGCCGGCGCCGCTCCTTCGACCTGCCAGGGCAGACGCTGGCCGTGGTCTGCCTCGGCGCCCTCACCGCCGGTGTCGTCGAGGCGAACGGCCTGGGCTGGGGCTCGGTGACGGTGACGACCTGCCTGGCGGTCTTCGTGCTCGCCGCGATCGGCTTCGTCGTGGCGGAAGGGCGCAGCACGGACCCCATGCTGCCGCTGCGGATGTTCCGCCACCGCGCGTTCACCGCCACCGCGCTGACCGGCCTGCTGCTCAACTTCTCCTTCTACGGCCTGATCTTCGTCTTCAGCCTGTTCTTCCAGTCCAGTTGGGGCTACTCACCGATCGTCACCGGGTGCGCGTTCCTCCCGATGACCGCGATGATCATGGTCTCCAACCTGGCCTGCGGCCCGCTCACCAAGCGCTTCGGCGTCCGCGCGGTGCTGGTGACCGGCAACGCGGTGGGCGCGGCCGGCTATCTGGCCATGCTCCCGGCGGTGCACTCCGGCGGCGGATACGCCGGTATCGCGGTCCCGTTCCTGGTGGCCGGCGCCGGCATCGGCCTGGTGGTGCCGGCGATGACCAACGCCATGCTGGCAGCGGCCGAACCGGGCACCGCCGGCATCGCCTCCGGGGTACTGAACGGCTCACGGCAGATCGGCGGCCTGATCGGCGTGGCGGTGATGGGGCTGCTCGTCGGCGACTCCTCGGCCGCCTCGTTCGTCTCGGGGCTGCGCAGCGCGCTGGTCTGCGCGGCCGTCGCGCTCGCCGCCGGCATCGCACTCGGCGCCCTCGGCGTCCGGCCCGCGCCCCGGCGCACGCTCGCCACCGCCGGACCCGAACCCGTCACCGTCCCGGCCGCACCCGCGGCCGTCGACGAACCCGTCGACTAG